In Pajaroellobacter abortibovis, the following are encoded in one genomic region:
- a CDS encoding APC family permease: MSSSASLPQMQRSLGQIALIALGINSIVGVGIFFSPADISSLAPGYHSLFILMATAIALVPAALCFSILGQRFPEDGGTIVFTRHAFGELPAFIVGWLAFMGTLFSVSASLIGFARALAPILEMESSGEQRLVAALLATAITLIAASGTALSARVWTIVTFLKLIPLFLLIAVAGWKLATSDQTDLAPLPPHEVETQWLRAMLITVFTYQGFEFIPVVAGQAKSAEKTIPRAILSSLLLCALLYTALQFTCIRALPTLAQSHAPLAESASLFGGNQLKAMVSVGQSISALGVSLSLFVVGPRYLAALAGNQDVPPLHIGKIASNGVPLHALFITYLFIMLFLSSGTRGGLFTLASLAMVLQHGFAGSALFTLARCSEQGFHRSYQWASYLTLMITLSLLTAVTLKEWMVAVGLLGIGLVLRRFTLREKHRI, translated from the coding sequence ATGTCATCTTCTGCATCTCTTCCTCAAATGCAACGCTCCCTCGGCCAAATTGCACTGATCGCCCTGGGTATTAACAGTATCGTAGGGGTAGGCATCTTTTTTTCCCCTGCCGATATCAGCTCGCTAGCACCAGGTTATCACAGTTTATTTATCTTGATGGCCACCGCTATTGCGCTCGTTCCAGCAGCTCTATGCTTCTCTATCTTGGGACAGCGATTCCCCGAAGACGGAGGAACCATTGTATTCACTCGCCACGCATTTGGAGAATTGCCCGCTTTTATTGTCGGGTGGCTCGCTTTCATGGGGACATTGTTTAGCGTATCAGCCTCCTTAATCGGATTTGCTCGTGCTCTCGCCCCCATCCTTGAAATGGAAAGCAGTGGAGAACAACGCTTGGTGGCAGCCCTTTTAGCTACAGCAATCACATTGATCGCCGCTTCGGGCACAGCTCTATCCGCACGGGTGTGGACCATTGTGACCTTCCTTAAATTAATCCCACTCTTTTTATTGATCGCGGTCGCTGGATGGAAATTAGCTACGTCTGATCAAACAGACCTCGCCCCTCTACCTCCCCACGAAGTTGAGACCCAGTGGCTGAGAGCCATGCTGATTACTGTCTTCACCTACCAGGGGTTTGAGTTTATTCCCGTAGTTGCAGGACAGGCAAAATCCGCGGAAAAAACAATTCCTCGCGCGATTCTTAGTTCTCTCTTGCTGTGCGCCCTGCTGTACACTGCGCTTCAATTCACCTGCATTCGAGCCCTTCCAACGCTTGCGCAATCCCATGCTCCACTCGCTGAATCAGCCAGTCTCTTTGGAGGGAACCAACTTAAAGCCATGGTCTCCGTAGGACAGAGCATTTCTGCGCTGGGGGTCTCTTTGAGCTTATTTGTTGTCGGCCCTCGTTATCTCGCTGCCCTAGCCGGAAATCAGGATGTTCCTCCCCTCCACATCGGGAAGATCGCCTCGAATGGGGTCCCTCTACACGCCCTTTTCATTACCTATCTCTTTATCATGCTTTTCCTCTCTTCTGGGACACGGGGAGGACTTTTCACTCTCGCCAGCCTCGCCATGGTATTGCAACACGGATTTGCAGGCAGCGCTCTTTTCACCTTAGCCCGCTGCTCTGAACAGGGGTTCCACCGCTCCTATCAATGGGCATCCTACCTTACTCTGATGATAACGCTCTCCCTTCTGACAGCCGTCACGTTGAAGGAATGGATGGTTGCAGTCGGTCTCCTTGGAATCGGGCTTGTGCTGCGCCGATTTACTTTACGAGAAAAGCATCGCATCTGA
- a CDS encoding fatty acid desaturase family protein has protein sequence MNLSASRPTVQNVPEPSRTGKALVDASRAFAKENPAQSWWYLLSTLSLLIGSVAVAAHGSLGLIAWVASFVTGLLIVRMFILYHDFMHGAILRSSPLARVILYTYGLLAMTPPRVWRDTHDYHHAHTSKIVGSHIGSFAMVTTAMWQKMSTPERLYYRIIRHPLTILFGYFTIFMYGMCIHSFLRSPHKNWDSAASLLLNWSLTWFLITQYSFLTFLCCYGLPMFVATAIGAYLFYAQHNFPSISIQPREHWLYTKAALESSSYMKMNLVMSWFTGNIGYHHVHHLNPRIPFYRLPEAMNSIPELQNPCVTGLSLSDIIACFKLKVWDPDLKRMVSYREASSSILS, from the coding sequence ATGAACCTATCTGCTTCCCGTCCCACTGTGCAAAACGTTCCTGAGCCATCCCGTACAGGGAAAGCTTTGGTGGATGCTTCTCGGGCATTCGCAAAAGAGAACCCAGCTCAGAGTTGGTGGTACCTTCTCTCTACCCTATCTCTTTTAATTGGAAGCGTTGCGGTTGCTGCACATGGATCCCTCGGGCTTATTGCATGGGTCGCTTCCTTCGTGACTGGGCTTTTGATCGTCAGAATGTTCATTCTGTACCACGATTTTATGCATGGCGCGATTTTGCGGTCTTCCCCCCTTGCACGTGTGATCCTATACACCTATGGACTCCTAGCCATGACCCCACCTCGCGTCTGGCGAGATACCCATGATTATCACCACGCTCACACCTCAAAAATTGTAGGCTCTCACATCGGTTCATTCGCTATGGTGACAACAGCCATGTGGCAGAAGATGTCAACACCCGAAAGGCTCTACTATCGCATCATCCGCCATCCTCTGACCATTTTGTTTGGGTATTTTACCATTTTTATGTACGGGATGTGTATCCATTCCTTTCTACGATCCCCCCATAAAAACTGGGATTCCGCTGCTTCCCTCCTGCTCAATTGGTCTCTCACATGGTTCCTCATCACCCAATACAGCTTTCTCACCTTTCTTTGCTGCTATGGACTCCCCATGTTTGTGGCCACTGCTATAGGAGCCTATCTCTTCTACGCCCAACATAACTTCCCCAGCATCTCCATCCAACCGCGAGAACATTGGCTCTATACCAAAGCAGCTTTAGAGTCCTCGAGTTATATGAAAATGAACCTTGTTATGAGCTGGTTCACAGGAAATATTGGGTATCATCATGTCCATCATCTCAACCCCCGCATCCCCTTCTACCGCCTGCCTGAAGCGATGAACAGTATTCCTGAGCTCCAAAATCCCTGTGTTACTGGTCTCTCTCTCTCCGATATCATTGCCTGCTTTAAATTGAAGGTGTGGGATCCTGATTTAAAGCGTATGGTCAGTTATCGAGAAGCTAGTTCATCCATTTTATCTTAA
- a CDS encoding alpha/beta fold hydrolase, with protein sequence MNERHSSIAVREGDIHWVEIGKGRPLVLLHGLADSHRTWSRVAHFLARDRCVLMPDLLGHGLSSRPRGSYTVEWHAAAIEEWMDALQLIDVDMVGHSYGGGIAQFLSLKGKKRNSVRRLGLISPGGIGQEVAATIRMVAAINLLEKLGDSALGIGTIWASKWLKCPLTKEEKSFVRWMNSMPGSAAAVSRTIKGVVNWRGQTKSLWNQLHQATQCPPLIVFWGEKDPIVPFHHAVELVKQVPGVSLVRFPDCGHHPHKEYPELFVGSLSRFLRAQKLSPVVVVPKSIVSHNKWLRWSRGERRNLEQHSLLQFSS encoded by the coding sequence ATGAATGAACGACACTCCTCGATCGCTGTACGGGAAGGTGATATTCATTGGGTTGAGATCGGGAAGGGTAGGCCTCTTGTTCTTCTTCATGGCCTTGCCGATTCTCACCGCACGTGGAGTCGAGTGGCCCATTTTCTGGCGCGGGATCGGTGTGTCCTGATGCCGGATTTGTTAGGTCATGGCCTTTCCTCGAGGCCTCGTGGGTCCTATACGGTGGAGTGGCATGCTGCTGCAATTGAGGAGTGGATGGATGCTCTTCAATTGATTGATGTGGATATGGTTGGACATTCTTATGGTGGTGGAATTGCTCAATTTCTTTCTCTTAAAGGTAAAAAACGTAATTCAGTTCGCCGTCTGGGATTGATCTCTCCAGGGGGGATAGGGCAGGAAGTTGCAGCTACCATTCGCATGGTGGCTGCGATTAATCTCCTCGAAAAACTAGGAGATTCTGCGTTGGGGATCGGTACGATATGGGCATCGAAATGGCTCAAGTGCCCACTCACAAAAGAAGAGAAGTCTTTTGTGCGTTGGATGAATTCCATGCCAGGCTCTGCTGCGGCTGTGAGTCGTACCATTAAAGGTGTTGTGAATTGGCGAGGACAGACAAAAAGTTTATGGAATCAGTTGCATCAAGCTACGCAATGCCCGCCCCTTATTGTGTTTTGGGGTGAAAAAGATCCAATTGTCCCTTTTCATCATGCGGTTGAATTGGTGAAGCAGGTGCCTGGGGTTTCTTTGGTGCGTTTCCCTGACTGTGGGCATCATCCTCATAAGGAGTATCCTGAGCTTTTTGTTGGCTCACTTTCTAGATTTTTGAGAGCCCAGAAGCTTTCTCCTGTTGTAGTAGTGCCAAAGTCAATTGTATCTCACAATAAATGGTTGAGGTGGTCAAGAGGCGAAAGAAGGAACCTAGAGCAACATTCCTTGTTGCAGTTCTCTTCTTAG